The following proteins are encoded in a genomic region of Sorangiineae bacterium MSr12523:
- a CDS encoding MFS transporter, whose amino-acid sequence MRPQLWVLFIVSFLAGAAMGFFALLLSELARERSYGDVDLGLVSSAYYLLVVVGSACAVRLAPWHGVRRLLVVGLTLGAVAAVLSPLAPRVFGLAAVRALGGLGAGLQITAAHAALLAQASPANRGKVLGISALAFGVGLGAGPFVGPHLYAYSPPFAFTCGGVLLAFGAVLVSIFVEDVKVTPVRATLDVARRLVVPIHAVFVYGFAEAAILSLYPFFLLRQGLSPAQMGYACSAFVLGSLAGMLPITALSDRVGRRRVLAWCLFGGSLLTCALARVADFHAVFGLSLVAGMLVGPIYALSYALAGDVLDVREAPSGAAGLTSAFAIGCIAGPVVTSLVVERFGHGALFAPTIVLFASFAVHAWPLRRGSDSIRAMLESTSAAPSLQNIDVTKKVEP is encoded by the coding sequence ATGCGACCGCAGCTCTGGGTGTTGTTCATCGTCTCGTTTCTGGCCGGCGCGGCCATGGGGTTCTTCGCCCTGTTGCTGTCGGAGCTGGCGCGGGAACGAAGCTACGGCGACGTCGACCTCGGACTCGTATCGAGCGCGTATTACTTGCTCGTGGTCGTGGGGTCGGCATGCGCAGTGCGCCTCGCGCCATGGCATGGCGTGCGCCGCTTGCTCGTCGTCGGGTTGACCCTCGGGGCCGTGGCGGCCGTTCTATCGCCGCTCGCCCCGCGGGTCTTCGGGCTCGCGGCCGTGCGCGCGCTGGGAGGGCTGGGGGCGGGGCTGCAGATCACCGCGGCCCATGCCGCCTTGCTCGCGCAGGCGTCGCCGGCGAATCGCGGGAAGGTCCTGGGCATTTCGGCGCTCGCGTTCGGTGTGGGGCTGGGGGCGGGGCCGTTCGTCGGGCCGCACCTGTATGCGTATTCTCCGCCGTTCGCCTTCACGTGCGGCGGAGTGCTGCTGGCCTTCGGCGCGGTCCTCGTCAGCATCTTCGTCGAGGATGTGAAGGTCACGCCGGTGAGGGCCACGCTCGACGTCGCACGACGCCTGGTCGTTCCCATTCATGCCGTGTTCGTTTACGGCTTCGCCGAGGCAGCCATCCTCTCGCTGTACCCGTTTTTTCTGCTGCGCCAAGGGCTGTCGCCGGCGCAGATGGGTTACGCCTGCTCCGCGTTCGTGCTCGGCAGCCTCGCGGGCATGCTTCCCATCACGGCGCTGAGTGACCGTGTGGGCAGACGTCGTGTGCTCGCATGGTGCCTGTTCGGTGGAAGCCTCCTCACGTGCGCCCTCGCGCGTGTCGCCGACTTCCACGCCGTCTTCGGGCTGTCGCTCGTGGCGGGGATGCTCGTCGGGCCCATCTACGCACTCTCGTATGCCCTCGCGGGCGACGTCCTCGATGTGCGGGAAGCACCCTCGGGGGCCGCAGGGCTGACATCGGCGTTCGCGATTGGCTGCATCGCGGGGCCGGTGGTGACCTCTCTCGTCGTGGAGCGATTCGGACATGGTGCGCTGTTCGCGCCGACCATCGTGCTCTTCGCGAGCTTCGCCGTGCATGCTTGGCCGCTTCGCCGGGGCAGCGATAGCATCCGCGCGATGCTCGAATCCACGTCCGCTGCACCGTCGCTGCAGAACATCGACGTCACCAAAAAGGTCGAACCGTGA
- a CDS encoding response regulator — MDPSLPLRGLHVLVVDDDDDNREAIQELLEDRGSRITTAASVADALEKFEHEVPDVLLSDIGMPGEDGFDLIRRVRARPKARGGAVPAAALTSFARAEDRRHALRAGFMEHVPKPVDPDALIAIVSSLARMAA, encoded by the coding sequence ATGGATCCTTCGCTCCCACTCCGCGGGCTGCACGTTCTCGTGGTCGACGACGACGACGACAATCGTGAAGCTATTCAAGAATTGCTCGAAGACCGTGGTTCGCGCATCACCACGGCTGCCAGCGTGGCCGACGCGCTGGAGAAGTTCGAGCACGAGGTGCCCGACGTGTTGCTCTCCGACATCGGAATGCCAGGCGAAGATGGGTTCGATCTCATTCGCCGCGTGCGTGCTCGTCCGAAGGCCCGAGGTGGAGCGGTCCCCGCGGCCGCCCTCACGAGCTTCGCGCGCGCAGAAGACCGCCGGCACGCGCTGCGCGCCGGGTTCATGGAACATGTCCCGAAACCGGTGGATCCCGATGCCTTGATCGCGATTGTCTCCTCGCTCGCGCGCATGGCTGCGTGA
- a CDS encoding ATP-binding protein, which produces MSERDESNKRLNTGDLEEHARSLDEPITSVRSPVTFRMLIESIKDYAIFMLDSSGVVATWNEGAKRIKGYTAVEIIGKHFSHFFPREDVLSGKCEFQLAVAARDGRFEDEGWRVRKDGSRFWANAILTALYDGSGQLVGFAKVTRDLTERRKAEQERLEAQRERFELEKLHEANRMKDHFLATISHELRTPLNAIVGWAELMKDGEDPSITERALDTILRNAKAQITIVDDLLDMSRIVTGKMRLELRTVDLTATVRDAMEVVRPAADARDVRLRMEKSDAPALLVGDAVRLQQLSWNLLSNAVKFSHAGGEVSVSLQRADSSMVLSVSDRGHGIEAGFLPHVFEPFRQAEVGTTRQVGGVGLGLAIVKYIAELHGGAVSVASQGLGKGATFRVRIPIRDGISAQGTAPKGGEATPARERGEPSKSLQGIRVLVVDDEADARELLHVLFRARGAAVQTAASAEEARQAVAAFGPDIIICDIGMPREDGYQFLRSLRELPVDRGGAIPAIALTAYAYEKDMERAREAGFNEHLAKPANHVDLLRAIHDLLDVPRVRTRPS; this is translated from the coding sequence ATGAGCGAACGCGACGAATCGAACAAACGTTTGAACACCGGCGATCTCGAGGAACATGCGCGATCGCTCGACGAGCCCATCACGAGCGTGCGAAGCCCCGTGACGTTTCGCATGCTCATCGAGAGCATCAAGGATTACGCGATCTTCATGCTGGACTCGTCTGGGGTCGTCGCCACTTGGAACGAGGGGGCCAAACGCATCAAGGGCTACACAGCCGTGGAGATCATCGGGAAACATTTCTCCCACTTCTTCCCGCGCGAAGATGTCCTATCGGGCAAATGCGAATTTCAGCTGGCAGTGGCCGCGCGCGATGGCCGCTTCGAAGACGAAGGCTGGCGCGTGCGAAAGGATGGTTCCCGTTTTTGGGCCAACGCCATCCTTACGGCCCTCTACGACGGCTCGGGGCAGCTCGTGGGATTTGCAAAAGTGACACGCGATTTGACCGAGCGGCGCAAGGCCGAGCAAGAGCGGTTGGAAGCCCAACGGGAGCGCTTCGAGCTCGAGAAATTGCACGAAGCCAATCGCATGAAGGACCATTTCCTGGCCACCATTTCCCACGAGCTGCGAACGCCTCTGAATGCCATCGTCGGCTGGGCCGAACTGATGAAGGATGGAGAGGATCCTTCCATTACCGAAAGGGCGCTCGATACCATTTTGCGCAATGCCAAGGCGCAAATCACGATTGTGGACGATCTGCTCGACATGTCCCGGATCGTCACCGGGAAGATGCGTTTGGAGCTCCGCACCGTCGATCTCACGGCCACCGTCCGCGACGCCATGGAGGTCGTGCGGCCCGCAGCCGATGCCCGCGATGTCCGTCTCCGAATGGAGAAGTCCGATGCGCCCGCGCTGCTCGTGGGGGACGCCGTTCGGCTTCAGCAGCTTTCCTGGAACTTGCTCTCGAACGCGGTGAAGTTTTCGCACGCAGGAGGTGAGGTTTCCGTTTCGCTCCAGCGCGCCGATTCTTCGATGGTCCTTTCCGTCTCGGACAGGGGACACGGGATCGAGGCGGGTTTTCTACCGCACGTCTTCGAGCCATTTCGTCAGGCGGAGGTCGGGACGACGCGGCAGGTGGGGGGTGTCGGCCTTGGCCTCGCCATCGTCAAATACATTGCGGAGCTCCACGGTGGTGCAGTGTCCGTCGCGAGCCAGGGCCTCGGAAAGGGGGCCACGTTCCGCGTGAGGATCCCCATCCGCGACGGCATTTCGGCACAAGGCACCGCTCCAAAGGGCGGGGAAGCGACGCCCGCACGTGAGCGAGGCGAGCCAAGCAAGAGCCTCCAAGGCATTCGCGTGCTCGTCGTTGACGACGAGGCCGATGCGCGCGAGCTCTTGCATGTCCTCTTTCGTGCGCGCGGGGCGGCGGTCCAGACTGCGGCGTCGGCCGAAGAAGCGCGCCAAGCCGTGGCTGCTTTCGGGCCCGATATCATTATTTGCGACATCGGCATGCCGCGCGAAGATGGATATCAATTCCTGCGAAGCCTTCGAGAGCTTCCCGTGGACCGCGGCGGCGCGATCCCAGCCATTGCGCTAACGGCTTATGCCTACGAGAAGGACATGGAGCGCGCCCGGGAGGCGGGATTCAATGAGCATTTGGCAAAGCCCGCAAACCACGTCGACCTGCTACGCGCCATTCACGACCTTCTCGATGTACCCCGCGTGAGAACGCGGCCGTCGTAG
- a CDS encoding amino acid adenylation domain-containing protein gives MTTSVENRFLEGTDNPSCDGEEALDENLRALVYSAISSITGHRVQDISDELFLEADLGLDSLKRVQLLSAMASVVPAEARERLSEPDILQHMMQALSVAELLAVVGAPSAPPSSVKLHVVPTPTAARAELELADSQYPFLAAHLSGLSHCSLCSTIRVLGPFDARMARAAWDDLLQRHPVLRAKFHVGKDEASLRACTLEWDGALVAPPVRVTDLAGLGSSQRERALTQGRDEALNRHWPLDTWPLHTFSAYRISENEYEIHLANHHLVSDGIGNQILLREFMERYAAHSSGARPEQTESMSPEDYNGLVRRLDGWMDTGEEAALDEYLRKQGSGKFVWNPKGRKLAAASAPIETRAIAHRLSKDLTDRLHAKVRELRIPINSLLVAAYLKTLASLGPVGDPIILQLPTGGRVSPGVDLADTVGCFAQNLALSFARPHEDEGWEELAIRVHHEIVNGIGGGIDRAQVRRAANLTKQPGMMTHGAMSPLAAALVRKSPKSNLFLPYIGRTHLQKRYGTLQVVGYQAATGTNPGAVDNVIEIFDDTLQIVSNYDREFFAEEEVRELQRAFAAQLEHLASSPPVMSISKWRRDPSREDPEAVERVVRIVADVCHRAVGRDELGADLEADLGLDSLERIRVVSQIEATHTGVHARDLLGCRTILEMAGRISPRPSRPSESAVTSRIDMPYLSFVAQARATPDAIAVETVDAKVTYRELDELSNRLAHTLRDRGIGRGALVGVLLAPGIDMLIALMGILKLGAAYVPLDSQHPPARLRAILQRAQLTTLVTQSESAEVLGAFDPGAQVQLLILMDDAAGRAPTGRTAISRARWLEAPCTALETSATPEDLMTVLFTSGSTGEPKGAMLTHAGYMNRLEWMQRAFPIQQGDRIAQRSSYCFDVSVWELFWPLMYGATVCPVDRATVRDPWRLAEWVASARISVMHFVPSLFVEFLNALSETARFPALRWLIFSGEVLPASAVRRWMARFGNSVGLANLYGPTEASIDVTCHVIAESPADNERIPIGKAIDRVFLAVLDESMKRCPPGKPGELWIGGVQIARGYLNDPETTAKSFVRSPFPEAGSELLYRTGDAASEDEDGTIHFHGRLDTQIKIRGFRVELGEIEAAIDSHPQVREVAVLATDRGGGHLQLVAYVSGEPGRIDGRGLRQYAKERLPEYMVPHQIEILDTLPKNANGKIDRKALRSPKAESIAPSNGEQVGLGPAQRWIFNYFDAPYAWFGYVRFRFMQPLDVPLFEKAVNLVSDRHPALRTTFHRANGGWQQRIAPPGAEPIRVVVADTEGKTAAERDARADEILRETCESMRLSRGPLCGVHLLPLGNDFYEILVVAHHLNMDLISNQLVFENVWRTYSQLLANPNYKNDAPAGRTYPDLVRTLEEADREGSLDGHVDFWKEFAAPEARFEVPFDHANGPNSEASSASECFELDESMHRALIQDVKAAHKDRSFYHLLLAPLYRAMAEWAGQSWIVLSHRSHGRDLGDGRTFFDAVGNFAVNFPVGLKVDTSRSWDAAVNDVKSAFERLPMNGVTYDYIADRLPSSAYPDHKITPVRVNYLGNRTMLPNKLFEMDGAHRDQRLAAPDQKRTTLIEVFLSVVNGKLRVEMSYSRNFHTAESIRNIGQRYVALISEMVADTLARLKTPPAPITEVRVAAKKPTANGHASTTTKDGALAGKVAIITGGGRGIGRATALHFARNGARVLLASRTADELREAASEIRGSGGDVDTIAADVSDPEAGERIVQHCVRTFGAVDVLVNNAGITHVAELAESDPKEWRRVTEINLFGAYYCARAVIPHLLARGGGKIINVGSDSSLIGYPLMSAYAASKHALVGLTKSLAEELKLRNIQVNAVCPAFVDTDMAPKAFRASAVPKDDVAGVILFLASSQSAAITGESVRVFGTQDMQWYGSRQMGVLKAAAQRTRS, from the coding sequence ATGACTACCAGCGTCGAGAATCGTTTTTTGGAAGGAACGGACAATCCTTCGTGCGACGGAGAGGAGGCACTCGATGAGAACCTCCGCGCCCTGGTGTATTCGGCGATCAGCAGCATCACCGGACATCGAGTCCAAGATATTTCGGACGAGCTCTTTCTCGAGGCCGATCTCGGGCTCGATTCCCTCAAGCGCGTGCAGCTTCTGAGCGCCATGGCCTCCGTGGTTCCGGCCGAAGCGCGGGAGCGGCTGAGTGAGCCCGACATTCTCCAGCACATGATGCAAGCCCTCTCCGTCGCCGAGCTGCTCGCCGTCGTGGGGGCACCGTCTGCGCCGCCGAGTAGCGTGAAGCTTCACGTCGTTCCAACACCCACGGCCGCGCGTGCGGAGCTCGAGCTGGCCGACAGCCAGTACCCGTTTCTGGCGGCGCATCTCTCGGGGCTTTCGCATTGCAGCCTTTGCTCGACGATTCGCGTTCTCGGCCCCTTCGATGCGCGAATGGCCCGCGCAGCTTGGGACGACCTACTTCAGCGGCATCCGGTTCTTCGCGCCAAGTTCCACGTCGGCAAGGACGAGGCGTCCCTGCGAGCGTGCACCCTGGAATGGGACGGCGCCCTCGTCGCGCCGCCGGTGCGCGTGACCGATCTGGCAGGCCTCGGTTCGTCGCAACGTGAGCGCGCCTTGACCCAGGGGCGCGACGAGGCGCTCAATCGTCATTGGCCGCTGGACACATGGCCGCTGCACACGTTTTCGGCCTATCGTATTTCGGAGAACGAATACGAAATTCACCTGGCCAATCATCACTTGGTCTCCGATGGTATCGGAAATCAGATCCTGCTCCGCGAGTTCATGGAGCGTTACGCGGCGCATTCCTCCGGAGCGCGTCCCGAGCAAACCGAGAGCATGTCGCCCGAGGACTACAATGGTCTCGTCCGCCGTCTCGACGGGTGGATGGACACCGGGGAAGAGGCAGCGCTCGACGAATATCTCCGCAAGCAGGGAAGTGGCAAGTTCGTTTGGAACCCGAAAGGGCGCAAACTAGCGGCGGCATCGGCGCCCATCGAAACGCGGGCGATCGCGCACCGGCTGTCCAAAGATCTCACCGATCGCCTGCATGCCAAGGTTCGCGAACTTCGCATTCCCATCAATTCGCTGCTCGTTGCCGCGTACCTCAAGACGCTGGCCTCGCTCGGACCCGTTGGGGATCCGATCATCTTGCAGCTCCCCACCGGCGGGCGCGTGTCTCCCGGGGTCGACTTGGCCGATACCGTGGGATGCTTTGCGCAGAACCTTGCGCTCTCGTTTGCACGTCCCCACGAGGACGAGGGCTGGGAAGAACTCGCCATTCGCGTGCACCACGAAATCGTGAATGGAATCGGCGGAGGCATCGACCGCGCGCAAGTGCGGCGCGCCGCCAACCTGACGAAGCAGCCGGGCATGATGACCCACGGAGCGATGTCTCCGTTGGCGGCGGCCCTCGTGCGCAAGAGCCCCAAGTCGAATCTCTTCTTGCCGTACATCGGGCGCACGCACTTGCAGAAGCGGTATGGCACGCTCCAAGTCGTGGGATACCAAGCGGCGACGGGAACGAATCCCGGTGCCGTCGACAATGTCATCGAGATCTTCGACGACACGTTGCAGATCGTCTCGAACTACGACCGCGAGTTCTTCGCCGAGGAGGAAGTGCGCGAGCTTCAGCGCGCCTTCGCGGCCCAGCTCGAGCATCTGGCGAGCAGCCCGCCGGTGATGTCCATCTCGAAGTGGAGGCGCGACCCAAGCCGGGAAGATCCCGAGGCGGTCGAACGCGTGGTGCGCATCGTCGCGGACGTTTGCCATCGGGCCGTCGGCCGCGATGAACTCGGAGCGGATCTCGAAGCGGACCTTGGGCTCGACTCCCTCGAGCGAATTCGCGTGGTGAGTCAGATCGAGGCGACGCACACGGGCGTGCATGCGCGCGATCTTCTCGGATGCCGAACCATCTTGGAAATGGCTGGACGCATCAGCCCGCGCCCGAGCCGGCCGAGCGAGAGTGCCGTCACCTCGCGCATCGACATGCCGTATCTTTCCTTCGTTGCCCAGGCCCGCGCGACACCGGATGCCATCGCCGTCGAAACCGTCGACGCGAAGGTGACCTACCGCGAGCTGGACGAGCTCTCGAATCGCCTTGCGCACACGCTGCGCGACCGCGGGATTGGCCGCGGGGCATTGGTGGGCGTGCTGCTCGCGCCGGGCATCGACATGCTGATTGCCCTGATGGGGATTCTCAAGCTCGGCGCGGCGTACGTGCCGCTCGACAGCCAGCATCCGCCGGCTCGCTTGCGGGCCATTCTGCAGCGCGCGCAGCTCACCACCTTGGTGACGCAATCCGAATCGGCCGAGGTGCTCGGAGCGTTCGACCCCGGTGCGCAGGTGCAGCTCCTGATCCTGATGGACGACGCCGCGGGTCGCGCCCCAACCGGACGCACCGCCATCTCCCGCGCGCGATGGTTGGAGGCTCCGTGCACGGCCCTCGAGACATCGGCAACGCCGGAGGACTTGATGACCGTCCTCTTTACCTCCGGCTCGACGGGCGAGCCGAAGGGGGCCATGCTCACCCATGCAGGATACATGAATCGGCTGGAGTGGATGCAGCGTGCGTTTCCGATCCAGCAAGGCGATCGAATCGCGCAGCGAAGCTCGTATTGCTTCGATGTTTCGGTTTGGGAGCTCTTTTGGCCGCTCATGTACGGGGCCACGGTTTGCCCCGTCGATCGAGCTACCGTGCGCGATCCGTGGCGCTTGGCGGAGTGGGTCGCGTCCGCGCGCATCTCCGTGATGCACTTCGTTCCGTCGCTCTTCGTCGAGTTTCTCAATGCCCTTTCCGAAACGGCACGGTTTCCAGCATTGCGCTGGCTGATCTTCAGCGGCGAAGTGCTTCCTGCCTCCGCGGTCCGTCGCTGGATGGCTCGCTTTGGCAACTCGGTTGGACTTGCCAATCTCTATGGGCCGACGGAGGCCAGCATCGACGTGACCTGCCACGTCATTGCCGAGTCGCCCGCCGACAACGAGCGCATTCCCATCGGAAAGGCCATCGACCGCGTCTTCCTCGCGGTTCTCGATGAATCGATGAAGCGGTGCCCGCCGGGAAAGCCCGGCGAGCTGTGGATCGGCGGTGTGCAGATCGCGCGTGGCTACTTGAACGATCCCGAGACGACGGCCAAGTCCTTCGTGCGCAGTCCGTTTCCCGAGGCCGGGAGCGAGCTTTTGTACCGCACCGGCGACGCCGCATCCGAAGACGAAGACGGCACGATTCACTTCCACGGGCGCCTCGATACGCAGATCAAGATTCGCGGTTTTCGTGTGGAGCTCGGCGAAATCGAAGCCGCCATCGACTCGCACCCGCAAGTTCGGGAGGTGGCCGTTCTGGCGACCGATCGCGGCGGGGGGCATCTGCAGCTCGTCGCGTACGTGTCCGGTGAACCTGGACGGATCGACGGACGTGGGCTTCGTCAATATGCCAAGGAGCGGCTCCCCGAGTACATGGTGCCGCACCAAATCGAGATTCTCGATACCTTGCCCAAGAACGCCAACGGCAAAATCGACCGAAAGGCGCTTCGATCGCCGAAGGCGGAGAGCATCGCCCCCTCGAATGGAGAACAGGTCGGGCTCGGACCGGCGCAGCGTTGGATATTCAACTACTTCGACGCGCCGTATGCGTGGTTCGGATACGTGCGCTTCCGGTTCATGCAGCCGCTCGATGTTCCGCTCTTCGAGAAAGCCGTCAATCTGGTGAGCGATCGGCATCCCGCCCTTCGAACCACGTTTCATCGTGCAAACGGCGGCTGGCAACAGCGCATCGCACCGCCGGGCGCCGAGCCGATACGGGTCGTGGTCGCAGACACCGAGGGCAAGACGGCGGCCGAACGCGATGCACGGGCCGACGAGATCCTTCGCGAGACGTGCGAGAGCATGCGCCTGTCCCGCGGTCCGCTCTGCGGCGTTCATCTGCTGCCGCTCGGCAACGATTTTTACGAGATCCTCGTGGTCGCCCACCATCTCAACATGGATCTGATTAGCAATCAGCTCGTCTTCGAGAACGTGTGGCGCACGTACAGTCAATTGCTCGCCAATCCGAATTACAAAAACGACGCCCCGGCGGGCCGCACGTATCCCGATTTGGTCCGAACCCTGGAGGAGGCCGATCGCGAGGGTTCGCTCGATGGCCATGTCGATTTCTGGAAGGAATTCGCCGCCCCAGAAGCGCGCTTCGAAGTTCCGTTCGATCATGCCAATGGGCCGAACAGCGAGGCCAGCTCGGCGAGCGAATGCTTCGAGCTCGACGAATCGATGCATCGCGCGCTGATCCAAGACGTCAAGGCCGCGCACAAGGACCGCTCGTTCTATCATCTGCTGCTCGCGCCGCTGTATCGAGCCATGGCGGAATGGGCGGGGCAGTCGTGGATCGTGCTCAGCCACCGAAGTCACGGGCGGGATCTCGGGGACGGGCGGACCTTCTTCGATGCCGTGGGCAACTTTGCCGTGAACTTTCCCGTGGGGCTCAAGGTCGATACCAGCCGATCCTGGGATGCTGCGGTGAACGACGTGAAGAGCGCGTTCGAGCGGCTTCCCATGAACGGAGTCACCTACGATTACATCGCAGACCGGTTGCCCTCGAGCGCCTACCCCGATCACAAGATAACGCCCGTGCGCGTCAACTACCTCGGTAACCGAACCATGCTGCCGAACAAGTTGTTCGAGATGGACGGCGCGCACCGGGACCAGCGCCTCGCGGCGCCCGATCAGAAGCGAACGACGCTCATCGAAGTGTTTCTGTCGGTGGTCAACGGCAAGTTGCGCGTCGAAATGAGCTATTCCCGCAATTTCCATACTGCGGAATCGATTCGGAACATCGGCCAGCGCTACGTCGCGCTCATCTCGGAGATGGTGGCGGACACCCTCGCGCGCCTGAAGACGCCGCCGGCGCCGATCACCGAGGTTCGCGTGGCGGCGAAAAAGCCAACCGCGAACGGTCATGCCTCCACGACGACCAAGGATGGTGCCTTGGCAGGCAAAGTCGCCATCATCACCGGTGGCGGGCGCGGAATCGGGCGTGCGACGGCGCTGCATTTTGCCCGGAACGGGGCCCGTGTGCTCCTCGCATCTCGGACCGCGGACGAGCTTCGTGAAGCCGCGAGCGAGATCCGCGGGAGCGGGGGAGACGTCGACACCATCGCGGCGGATGTTTCCGATCCCGAGGCGGGCGAGCGCATCGTTCAGCATTGTGTGCGCACCTTCGGCGCCGTGGACGTGCTGGTGAACAACGCGGGCATCACCCATGTGGCGGAGCTGGCCGAGTCGGATCCGAAGGAGTGGCGGCGCGTGACGGAGATCAATCTATTTGGTGCGTATTACTGCGCACGCGCGGTCATTCCGCATCTTCTGGCGCGGGGCGGTGGAAAGATCATCAATGTGGGCTCGGACTCGTCGCTGATCGGATATCCTTTGATGAGCGCGTACGCGGCATCGAAACATGCGCTCGTGGGGCTCACGAAGTCCCTGGCGGAAGAGTTGAAGCTGCGCAACATCCAGGTCAACGCCGTGTGCCCCGCGTTCGTCGATACCGACATGGCGCCCAAGGCGTTTCGGGCCTCCGCGGTTCCGAAAGACGATGTTGCCGGGGTCATCCTGTTCCTCGCATCGTCCCAATCGGCCGCGATCACCGGAGAGAGCGTCCGCGTGTTCGGTACGCAAGATATGCAATGGTACGGATCGCGGCAGATGGGCGTTCTCAAGGCGGCCGCGCAGCGCACGCGGTCGTGA